A window of the Streptomyces sp. NBC_01351 genome harbors these coding sequences:
- a CDS encoding SigE family RNA polymerase sigma factor — protein MRQGRRDGFREFAEGRSGHLYRSACLLASGDTHLAEDLVQETLGRMYLLWGRVSRIDNPAAYAQTVLVRAFLTHQRRRSAGERPVGEFPESAAAGSGSGSGDPALRLTLLEALGRLAPKDRAVLVLRYWEDRSIEETAEAMNTSSAAVRTRASRALGRLREQLGGSISEFAGI, from the coding sequence ATGCGGCAGGGTCGCAGAGACGGGTTCCGTGAGTTCGCGGAGGGCAGATCGGGGCACCTGTACAGGTCGGCCTGTCTGCTGGCCAGCGGGGACACCCATCTCGCGGAGGACCTCGTACAGGAGACCCTGGGCAGGATGTACCTGCTCTGGGGGCGCGTTTCCCGCATCGACAATCCGGCGGCGTACGCGCAGACCGTGCTCGTACGGGCCTTCCTGACGCACCAGCGCCGGCGGTCGGCGGGAGAGCGCCCGGTCGGGGAGTTCCCCGAGTCGGCCGCCGCCGGGTCCGGGTCCGGGTCCGGCGATCCGGCGTTGCGGCTGACGCTGCTGGAGGCGCTGGGGCGGCTCGCGCCCAAGGATCGGGCGGTGCTCGTGCTGCGGTACTGGGAGGACCGCAGCATCGAGGAGACCGCCGAGGCGATGAACACCAGCTCGGCGGCGGTCCGTACCCGGGCCTCGCGGGCGCTCGGCCGACTCAGGGAGCAACTGGGCGGCAGCATAAGCGAGTTCGCGGGAATCTGA
- a CDS encoding GNAT family N-acetyltransferase: protein MNGQDGQSRPDGQSGPDGQSGQSGQGIELRVAGQADVEDAARLFRGYLDFYEVEVTDPDRPRAFLAERIAKDESLVLLADAPGLGTVGFAQVYRAFSSLSMDTAWVLNDLYVAPEGRRTGAGRALLREVLRRAREAGVTGVQLETAYDNTVAQGLYEAEGFVREEFHVYFHELG from the coding sequence GTGAACGGTCAGGACGGGCAGAGCCGCCCGGACGGTCAGAGCGGCCCGGACGGTCAGAGCGGTCAGAGCGGCCAGGGGATCGAGCTGCGGGTCGCGGGGCAGGCGGACGTCGAGGACGCGGCGCGGCTGTTCCGCGGGTACCTCGACTTCTACGAGGTGGAGGTGACGGACCCGGACCGGCCGCGGGCCTTCCTCGCGGAGCGGATCGCGAAGGACGAGTCGCTGGTCCTGCTCGCCGACGCGCCGGGCCTCGGCACGGTCGGCTTCGCCCAGGTCTACCGGGCGTTCTCCTCGCTCAGCATGGACACCGCCTGGGTGCTCAACGACCTGTACGTGGCCCCCGAAGGCCGCCGCACCGGCGCCGGCCGGGCGCTGCTGCGCGAGGTGCTGCGCCGGGCGCGGGAGGCCGGGGTGACCGGGGTGCAGCTGGAGACCGCGTACGACAACACGGTCGCGCAGGGGCTGTACGAGGCGGAGGGCTTCGTGCGCGAGGAGTTCCACGTCTACTTCCACGAACTCGGCTGA
- a CDS encoding serine hydrolase domain-containing protein, producing the protein MATRVKRAAIGAVAIGMAVVPLGAGAGNAWGGAPTAAVVAAPVQEDGEFAQLTPAVARQLDEAVRKVMAEANVPGVMVSLSAPGKGEYVKAFGIADKATGAPMATDLHTRIGSVTKTFTVTALLQLVDQGKVGLDDPIAKYIDGVPNGDRITIRQLAEMRSGLFNYSADPGFDKALFTDPDRVFTPQELLAYAFKHPVLFEPGAQFYYCNTNLILLGLVVEQQSGQDLDDYINEKVVAPAKLKNTLFPTGAEFPEPHAHGYTNQTLSGKVEDSTDWNPSWGWAAGAMISDLDDLKSWAKTMATGTLLTPATQAQRLKVVPVMPGAGYGLGIFNTHGWIGHNGSLPGYETVSVYLPQARATLAIVLNTDILLDGQEPSTLFAGAITKIVTPQNVYTLPAHIATK; encoded by the coding sequence ATGGCGACACGGGTGAAGAGGGCGGCGATCGGGGCGGTCGCGATCGGGATGGCGGTGGTGCCCCTCGGGGCCGGCGCCGGCAATGCCTGGGGCGGCGCCCCCACGGCCGCGGTGGTCGCGGCGCCCGTTCAGGAGGACGGGGAGTTCGCGCAGCTCACGCCCGCCGTGGCACGGCAGTTGGACGAGGCCGTCCGCAAGGTGATGGCCGAGGCGAACGTCCCCGGGGTGATGGTGTCCCTGTCCGCGCCCGGGAAGGGCGAGTACGTGAAGGCCTTCGGGATCGCCGACAAGGCGACGGGTGCCCCGATGGCCACGGACCTGCACACGCGGATCGGCAGCGTGACCAAGACCTTCACGGTGACGGCGCTGCTCCAGCTCGTGGACCAGGGCAAGGTCGGCCTGGACGACCCCATCGCCAAGTACATCGACGGCGTCCCGAACGGGGACCGGATCACGATCCGCCAGCTCGCCGAGATGCGGAGCGGACTGTTCAACTACTCCGCCGACCCGGGGTTCGACAAGGCCCTGTTCACCGACCCGGACCGGGTGTTCACCCCGCAGGAGCTGCTCGCGTACGCCTTCAAGCACCCGGTGCTGTTCGAGCCCGGCGCGCAGTTCTACTACTGCAACACCAACCTCATCCTGCTCGGGCTGGTCGTCGAGCAGCAGAGCGGGCAGGACCTCGACGACTACATCAACGAGAAGGTCGTCGCCCCCGCCAAGCTGAAGAACACCCTCTTCCCCACGGGCGCGGAGTTCCCCGAGCCGCACGCCCACGGCTACACGAACCAGACGCTGTCCGGGAAGGTCGAGGACTCGACCGACTGGAACCCCTCCTGGGGCTGGGCCGCTGGAGCGATGATCTCCGACCTCGACGACCTGAAGTCCTGGGCCAAGACCATGGCCACCGGGACGCTGCTGACGCCCGCCACGCAGGCCCAGCGGCTGAAGGTCGTCCCCGTCATGCCGGGCGCCGGTTACGGCCTCGGCATCTTCAACACCCACGGCTGGATCGGGCACAACGGCTCGCTGCCGGGGTACGAGACCGTGTCCGTCTACCTGCCGCAGGCGCGGGCCACGCTGGCCATCGTGCTCAATACCGACATCCTCCTCGACGGCCAGGAGCCGAGCACGCTCTTCGCCGGGGCGATCACCAAGATCGTGACGCCGCAGAACGTCTACACGCTGCCGGCCCACATCGCCACCAAGTAG